Proteins encoded by one window of Elaeis guineensis isolate ETL-2024a chromosome 12, EG11, whole genome shotgun sequence:
- the LOC105055158 gene encoding high mobility group B protein 9-like: MMGEEMRIDEIGKRKMEEIKRAMAMEVLKKKVYPPRLHTHEDVVNDKALFMDSLRRLHSSMGTKFSTPVLGGKEIDLHLLYKEVTQRGGLDKVILEKRWRDVITTFSFPPTTTSASYVLRKYYLSLLHHYEQVYFFGAQGPPIPPAASTLTKTQKIKVERALVSSDSTVKKPRSQKISRQPQLPGKESCSFPVTGSIHGKFEYGYLVTVKIGSETLHGVLYHVKQPGEASSSTPLLSSLNAAATNATLTEDRRRQKRKRRGSNPAHPKPNRSAYNFYFAEQHSKLKALYPQREKEYSKMIGESWSRLTEEEKKVYQARRDEDRERYMREMEYMEKQTLQQLAVQESQGGQAIQCE; encoded by the exons ATGATGGGAGAGGAGATGAGAATAGATGAGATAGGGAAGAGAAAGATGGAGGAGATCAAAAGGGCTATGGCGATGGAGGTGTTGAAGAAGAAGGTCTACCCTCCTCGGCTTCACACCCATGAGGACGTTGTCAATGACAAGGCCCTTTTTATGGATTCCTTGCGCCGTttgcattcctccatgggcaccaAGTTCTC GACTCCCGTGTTAGGAGGTAAGGAGATTGATCTACACCTTTTGTACAAGGAAGTGACTCAAAGGGGCGGCCTTGATAAG GTGATCTTGGAGAAAAGGTGGAGGGATGTAATAACGACATTCAGTTTTCCTCCCACTACAACAAGTGCATCCTACGTGCTAAGGAAGTACTACTTAAGCCTGCTCCACCACTACGAGCAAGTGTATTTTTTTGGAGCCCAGGGACCCCCCATCCCTCCTGCAG CTTCGACGCTTACCAAGACCCAAAAGATCAAGGTTGAGCGTGCTCTGGTTTCTTCTGATTCGACGGTAAAGAAGCCTAGGAGCCAGAAAATATCAAGGCAACCACAGCTGCCAGGCAAAG AATCATGTAGTTTTCCTGTGACTGGATCAATCCATGGGAAGTTCGAGTACGGGTATCTAGTGACGGTGAAAATTGGCTCTGAGACACTGCATGGAGTGCTCTATCATGTCAAGCAGCCTGGAGAGGCTTCGTCCTCCACACCTCTTTTGTCTTCGCTAAATGCCGCTGCAACTAATGCTACACTGACCGAAGATAGACGTAGGCAGAAGAGAAAGCGGAGAGGTTCTAACCCTGCACACCCGAAGCCAAACAGGAGTGCATACAATTTCTATTTTGCTGAACAACATTCCAAGCTCAAAGCACTCTATCCTCAGAGGGAAAAAGAATATAGTAAAATGATAGGAGAGTCCTGGAGTAGACTcactgaagaagaaaaaaag GTATATCAGGCTCGTAGAGATGAAGATAGGGAGCGATACATGAGGGAAATGGAGTACATGGAGAAGCAGACGCTCCAGCAGCTAGCAGTCCAAGAAAGTCAAGGTGGCCAGGCCATCCAATGTGAATAA